The following are from one region of the Streptomyces fradiae genome:
- a CDS encoding ABC transporter ATP-binding protein — translation MYELTGVTKQYRRGQERVDALAGVDLTVREGDRLVIQGPTGGGKSTLLQMLGGLDRPTAGSVLLDGTDLATVSERRLTDLRSRLIGFVFQSFNLIPTLTAQENVETALVPLGVRTAERRRRAAEALDSVGLGERAGHLPSELSGGQQQRVAIARALVKQPKVLLADEPTGNLDESMRDEIVDLLEGLWKEHGLTFVMVTHDSAVARRAPRLATLRKGRITLKENHRAAEAV, via the coding sequence ATGTACGAACTCACCGGCGTCACCAAGCAGTATCGGCGCGGCCAGGAGCGAGTGGACGCCCTCGCCGGCGTCGATCTGACCGTCCGGGAGGGCGACCGACTCGTCATCCAGGGCCCCACCGGCGGCGGCAAGTCGACTCTCCTCCAGATGCTCGGCGGCCTCGACCGGCCCACCGCGGGCAGCGTCCTGCTCGACGGCACCGACCTGGCGACGGTCTCCGAGCGCCGGCTCACCGACCTGCGCAGCCGGCTCATCGGCTTCGTCTTCCAGAGCTTCAACCTGATCCCCACCCTCACCGCGCAGGAGAACGTGGAGACCGCACTCGTCCCGCTCGGTGTCCGCACCGCCGAACGCCGCCGGCGCGCCGCCGAGGCCCTGGACTCGGTCGGCCTCGGCGAGCGCGCCGGGCACCTGCCCTCCGAACTCTCCGGCGGCCAGCAGCAGCGTGTGGCCATCGCCCGGGCCCTGGTGAAGCAGCCGAAGGTGCTGCTCGCCGACGAACCGACCGGCAACCTCGACGAGTCGATGCGCGACGAGATCGTCGACCTGCTCGAAGGGCTCTGGAAGGAACACGGGCTGACCTTCGTGATGGTCACCCACGACAGCGCCGTCGCCCGCCGCGCCCCGCGCCTGGCGACCCTCCGCAAGGGCCGGATCACCCTCAAGGAGAACCACCGGGCGGCGGAGGCGGTCTGA
- a CDS encoding WGR domain-containing protein — MTTKTYLELSQDGGGAHKFYEVTVDGTVVSVRYGRIGAAGQTQTSTFATPQKAQAAAAKKIGEKVRKGYAPAVQGQRAPRSVTRRAVSSAPSTARAVAPVLWRFRTGSAAFGIHVDDERLWVGNQAGEVFTLGHTGEVLARYSLPDGVKCLVADDFWIYAGCDDGRVYDLSSKLPFAAYDIAADVDIFWLDIHEGVLNVADRSGRLTVIDHEDEYQWAQGGRGEHAWMVRADGDAVYYGDSRGVAAHAPEGGRELWHTPLEGGVLFGWQEDTSVYAGTGRRKVHRLAKRDGRTEAVYSCDSVVYSCATSPGGRFVFAGDSASSVYCFAEDGTRLWKLGTGGGSALSMQYRDERLYLVTTDGSLLCVDASEAAIAAAQDGDVPVAQDVKLAAALPTYAPATTVAAVDAVSSAPAGSIVVECVQEGGRTRVRVLTEGYDRGWNVQFPRAIREPGARYVVDALHSASGGFYRVRGDIRRLL; from the coding sequence ATGACGACGAAGACCTATCTGGAGCTGTCGCAGGACGGCGGCGGCGCGCACAAGTTCTATGAAGTGACGGTCGACGGCACCGTGGTGTCGGTCCGTTACGGACGGATCGGCGCGGCCGGCCAGACGCAGACCTCGACCTTCGCCACGCCCCAGAAGGCGCAGGCCGCCGCGGCGAAGAAGATAGGGGAGAAGGTGCGCAAGGGGTATGCACCGGCCGTGCAGGGGCAGCGCGCCCCGCGCTCGGTGACCCGCCGCGCCGTGTCCTCCGCGCCGTCCACGGCCCGCGCGGTCGCGCCCGTCCTGTGGCGCTTCCGCACCGGCTCCGCGGCCTTCGGCATCCATGTCGACGACGAGCGCCTGTGGGTGGGCAACCAGGCGGGCGAGGTCTTCACCCTCGGCCACACCGGCGAGGTCCTGGCCCGCTACAGCCTGCCCGACGGCGTGAAGTGCCTGGTCGCCGACGACTTCTGGATCTACGCGGGCTGCGACGACGGCCGGGTCTACGACCTGTCGTCCAAACTGCCCTTCGCCGCCTACGACATCGCCGCCGACGTCGACATCTTCTGGCTGGACATCCACGAGGGCGTGCTCAACGTGGCCGACCGCTCGGGCCGGCTGACCGTCATCGACCACGAGGACGAGTACCAGTGGGCGCAGGGCGGGCGCGGCGAGCACGCCTGGATGGTGCGCGCCGACGGTGACGCGGTCTACTACGGCGACAGCCGCGGCGTCGCGGCCCACGCCCCCGAGGGCGGGCGGGAGCTCTGGCACACGCCCCTGGAGGGCGGGGTCCTCTTCGGCTGGCAGGAGGACACCTCGGTGTACGCGGGCACCGGCCGCCGCAAGGTGCACCGCCTGGCGAAGCGGGACGGCCGGACGGAGGCGGTCTACAGCTGCGACAGCGTGGTGTATTCGTGCGCCACGTCGCCCGGCGGGCGGTTCGTCTTCGCCGGTGACAGCGCCTCGTCGGTCTACTGCTTCGCGGAGGACGGCACCCGGCTGTGGAAGCTGGGCACCGGCGGCGGCTCGGCGCTCTCGATGCAGTACCGCGACGAGCGGCTGTACCTGGTGACCACGGACGGCTCGCTGCTCTGCGTGGACGCGAGCGAGGCGGCCATCGCCGCCGCCCAGGACGGCGACGTCCCGGTCGCCCAGGACGTGAAGCTCGCCGCCGCCCTGCCCACCTACGCACCGGCCACCACGGTCGCCGCCGTCGACGCGGTGAGCAGCGCCCCGGCCGGCTCGATCGTCGTGGAGTGCGTCCAGGAGGGCGGCCGGACCCGGGTCCGGGTGCTGACCGAGGGCTACGACCGGGGGTGGAACGTGCAGTTCCCGCGCGCCATCCGCGAGCCCGGCGCCCGCTACGTGGTCGACGCGCTGCACTCCGCGTCCGGTGGTTTCTACCGGGTGCGCGGCGACATCCGGCGGCTGCTGTGA
- a CDS encoding DUF350 domain-containing protein — translation MSDIVNGLGRTTAYGALGVVLLILGIVLVDILTPGKLGRQIWEDRNRNASILLSSALLGIGGIVFTAIWTTYDDFAKGLVSTAVFGLLGLVLMGVAFLVVDLVTPGKLGATLVDPEPHPAVWVTASCNLAVAAIVSASIA, via the coding sequence ATGAGCGACATCGTCAACGGCCTCGGCCGGACCACCGCCTACGGCGCCCTCGGCGTCGTGCTGCTGATCCTCGGCATCGTCCTGGTCGACATCCTGACCCCCGGCAAGCTCGGCCGGCAGATCTGGGAGGACCGCAACCGCAACGCGTCGATCCTGCTCAGCTCCGCGCTGCTCGGCATAGGCGGCATCGTCTTCACGGCCATCTGGACCACCTACGACGACTTCGCCAAGGGCCTGGTCTCCACGGCCGTGTTCGGTCTGCTCGGGCTCGTCCTGATGGGCGTCGCCTTCCTCGTCGTCGACCTGGTCACCCCCGGCAAGCTCGGCGCGACCCTGGTCGACCCGGAGCCGCACCCGGCGGTCTGGGTGACGGCGTCCTGCAACCTCGCCGTGGCCGCGATCGTCTCGGCCTCGATCGCCTGA
- a CDS encoding HdeD family acid-resistance protein — MTQTHEESPYGRSSPEDVPPGPLGLLAGMAWQALLVSGLIALVVGVLVLVWPGQSLRVAGVLFGLYLLISGVLHLVAAFGTHLRTALRVMAFISGALSILLGLFCFRGAMQSVLLLALWIGIGWLFHGITQTVAAASDPTMPARGWQIFLGVISALAGVVLIVSPLDSAEVLILLAGIWLVAVGVVEIVTAFMVRSRAKLLPPGL; from the coding sequence ATGACACAGACTCACGAAGAATCGCCGTACGGACGGTCGTCGCCGGAGGACGTGCCGCCCGGGCCGCTCGGTCTGCTGGCCGGCATGGCCTGGCAGGCGCTGCTGGTCTCCGGCCTCATCGCCCTCGTCGTCGGCGTGCTCGTCCTGGTGTGGCCGGGGCAGTCGCTGCGCGTCGCCGGTGTGCTGTTCGGTCTGTATCTGCTGATCAGCGGTGTGCTGCACCTGGTCGCCGCGTTCGGCACCCATCTGCGGACGGCGCTGCGGGTGATGGCCTTCATCAGCGGCGCGCTGTCGATCCTGCTCGGTCTGTTCTGCTTCCGGGGAGCGATGCAGTCGGTGCTGCTGCTCGCCCTGTGGATCGGGATCGGCTGGCTGTTCCACGGCATCACGCAGACCGTGGCGGCGGCCTCCGATCCGACGATGCCGGCCCGCGGCTGGCAGATCTTCCTGGGTGTCATCAGCGCGCTGGCCGGTGTGGTGCTGATCGTCTCGCCGCTGGACTCGGCGGAGGTCCTGATCCTGCTCGCCGGCATCTGGCTGGTCGCGGTCGGCGTGGTCGAGATCGTGACGGCCTTCATGGTGCGGTCGCGGGCCAAGCTCCTTCCGCCGGGCCTCTAG
- a CDS encoding dipeptidase — translation MSSDAAETEALRARVRALMPRAKEDLTRLVALRSVADPRQFPPEECAATADYLVRAFTEAGLRDMRRVTTPDGTDAVVGHAPGPEGAPTVLLYCHYDVQPPLDDAAWRTPPFELTERDGRWYGRGTADCKGNIAMHLTALRALSGEDGKNGKGFPVNLKFVAEGSEEQGTGGLEQLVPRQPELFEADCLLVCDTGNFALGLPTATTSLRGLANVVVTVTTLKGEMHSGMFGGPAPDALAALVRILDSLRDEAGNTTIKGLPADGSWDGVAYPADQFRADVGALDGVSLLGSGSVADELWARPAVTVLGIDCPPVVGSSAAVQAKVRARVSLRVPPGMDAEQARAALTDHLLAAAPWGARVEVEPESAGQPFRARTDGPAYRALATAFREAYGKEMVQSGQGGSIPLCNVLASQFPAAEIALIGVEEPGCLIHAPNESVDPGEIEHMALTEALFLNSYARPR, via the coding sequence ATGAGCTCCGATGCCGCCGAGACCGAGGCGCTGCGCGCCAGGGTGCGGGCGCTGATGCCGCGGGCGAAGGAGGACCTGACGCGCCTGGTCGCGCTGCGTTCGGTCGCCGACCCCCGGCAGTTCCCGCCCGAGGAGTGCGCCGCGACGGCGGACTACCTGGTGCGGGCGTTCACGGAGGCCGGGCTGCGCGACATGCGCCGGGTGACCACCCCGGACGGCACGGACGCGGTGGTCGGGCACGCGCCCGGCCCGGAGGGCGCGCCGACGGTGCTGCTCTACTGCCACTACGACGTACAGCCGCCGCTCGACGACGCCGCGTGGCGCACCCCGCCGTTCGAGCTCACTGAGCGGGACGGGCGCTGGTACGGGCGGGGCACCGCGGACTGCAAGGGCAACATCGCCATGCATCTGACGGCGCTGCGGGCGCTCAGTGGCGAGGACGGCAAGAACGGCAAGGGCTTCCCGGTCAACCTCAAGTTCGTGGCCGAGGGTTCGGAGGAGCAGGGCACGGGCGGCCTCGAACAGCTGGTGCCGCGACAACCCGAACTCTTCGAAGCGGACTGCCTGCTGGTGTGCGACACGGGCAACTTCGCGCTGGGTCTGCCGACGGCCACGACCTCGCTGCGCGGTCTCGCCAACGTGGTCGTGACGGTCACCACGCTCAAGGGCGAGATGCACTCGGGCATGTTCGGCGGCCCGGCCCCGGACGCGCTGGCCGCGCTCGTACGGATCCTCGACAGCCTGCGCGACGAGGCCGGCAACACCACGATCAAGGGCCTGCCGGCGGACGGGTCCTGGGACGGCGTCGCCTATCCGGCCGACCAGTTCCGGGCCGATGTGGGCGCCCTCGACGGGGTGTCGCTGCTCGGTTCGGGATCGGTGGCCGACGAGCTGTGGGCGCGGCCCGCGGTGACGGTGCTCGGCATCGACTGCCCGCCGGTGGTGGGTTCCTCGGCGGCCGTGCAGGCGAAGGTACGGGCCCGGGTCAGCCTGCGCGTACCGCCGGGCATGGACGCCGAACAGGCGCGGGCGGCGCTCACCGACCATCTGCTTGCCGCGGCGCCGTGGGGGGCGCGGGTGGAGGTGGAGCCGGAGAGCGCCGGGCAGCCGTTCCGGGCGCGCACCGACGGGCCCGCCTACCGGGCGCTGGCCACCGCCTTCCGCGAGGCGTACGGGAAGGAGATGGTCCAGTCGGGGCAGGGCGGTTCGATCCCGCTGTGCAACGTCCTGGCCTCGCAGTTCCCGGCGGCGGAGATCGCCCTGATCGGGGTGGAGGAGCCCGGCTGCCTCATCCACGCGCCCAACGAGAGCGTGGATCCGGGCGAGATCGAGCACATGGCGCTCACGGAGGCGCTGTTCCTGAACTCGTACGCGCGGCCGCGCTGA
- a CDS encoding DoxX family protein, whose protein sequence is MTAFNRRDLGLLVLRVGTGAVLAAHGTQKLLGWFGGGGIEGTTKAMEAMGFHPGRESAVAAGLGEAGGGLMLALGLATPAAGAAAAGAMAGAVAVHYPAGFFAMGGGYEYPAFLGFTAAALGVTGAGRLSLDHATGHVLDRPWVVATAFLGTAIAAAAVVNRRADALAAPVPDEAAPGEAAPAAAAGPAAEEPEPEHGTARETEN, encoded by the coding sequence ATGACCGCTTTCAACCGACGCGACCTCGGGCTGCTCGTGCTGCGGGTCGGCACCGGTGCCGTCCTCGCCGCGCACGGCACCCAGAAGCTGCTCGGCTGGTTCGGCGGCGGCGGGATCGAGGGCACCACCAAGGCCATGGAGGCCATGGGCTTCCATCCCGGCCGGGAGAGCGCCGTCGCCGCCGGGCTCGGCGAGGCCGGCGGCGGCCTGATGCTCGCTCTCGGCCTCGCCACCCCGGCGGCCGGCGCCGCCGCGGCGGGCGCCATGGCCGGTGCCGTCGCCGTGCACTACCCGGCCGGCTTCTTCGCCATGGGCGGCGGCTACGAGTACCCCGCCTTCCTCGGCTTCACCGCGGCCGCCCTCGGCGTCACCGGCGCCGGCCGGCTCTCCCTCGACCACGCCACCGGCCACGTCCTGGACCGCCCGTGGGTGGTCGCCACCGCCTTCCTCGGCACCGCGATCGCCGCCGCGGCCGTCGTCAACCGCCGGGCCGACGCCCTCGCCGCCCCCGTGCCGGACGAGGCCGCGCCCGGTGAGGCCGCTCCGGCCGCCGCCGCCGGCCCGGCGGCCGAGGAACCCGAACCCGAGCACGGCACCGCCCGCGAGACGGAGAACTGA
- a CDS encoding NADP-dependent oxidoreductase — MKAMAMPEYGGADALTLMELPDPKVAPGEVLVQVRAAGVNPVDWKLAAGGLDPIMVGHFPMIPGWDVAGVVARNGLDATEFAPGDEVVGYIRKDSAEHGAYAEQVAVPVRMLARKPRALSWAQAGGLPLAGLTALQAADRVGCAAGDTVLVHAAAGGVGSLAVQILTARGARVIGTASPANHRFLLDLGAEPVAYGPGLAERVREAAPDGVDAALDFVGGESVDVSAALLRDPTRLASITDHRAAELGGHYVWVRPDGAGLATLADLADEGRLTVFVEKELPLREAAEAWRLSSDGHTRGKLVLTV, encoded by the coding sequence ATGAAGGCCATGGCCATGCCGGAGTACGGCGGCGCCGACGCGCTCACCCTGATGGAACTGCCCGACCCCAAGGTCGCCCCCGGCGAGGTCCTGGTCCAGGTCCGCGCCGCCGGCGTCAACCCGGTCGACTGGAAACTCGCCGCCGGCGGCCTCGACCCGATCATGGTCGGCCACTTCCCGATGATCCCCGGCTGGGACGTCGCCGGAGTCGTCGCGCGCAACGGCCTCGACGCGACCGAGTTCGCCCCCGGCGACGAGGTCGTCGGCTACATCCGCAAGGACAGCGCCGAGCACGGCGCCTACGCCGAACAGGTCGCCGTCCCCGTCCGCATGCTCGCCCGCAAGCCCCGCGCCCTGAGCTGGGCCCAGGCCGGCGGCCTGCCGCTCGCCGGCCTCACCGCCCTCCAGGCCGCCGACCGGGTCGGCTGCGCGGCCGGTGACACCGTCCTCGTACACGCCGCCGCCGGCGGAGTGGGCTCGCTGGCCGTGCAGATCCTGACCGCCCGCGGCGCCCGCGTCATCGGCACCGCGAGCCCCGCCAACCACCGCTTCCTGCTCGACCTGGGCGCCGAACCCGTCGCGTACGGCCCCGGACTCGCCGAGCGGGTCCGCGAGGCGGCCCCCGACGGCGTCGACGCCGCCCTCGACTTCGTCGGCGGCGAGTCCGTCGACGTCTCCGCCGCGCTCCTGCGCGACCCCACCCGGCTCGCCTCCATCACCGACCACCGGGCCGCCGAACTCGGCGGGCATTACGTCTGGGTACGGCCCGACGGCGCCGGACTCGCCACCCTGGCCGACCTCGCCGACGAGGGCCGGCTCACCGTCTTCGTGGAGAAGGAACTGCCGCTGCGCGAGGCCGCGGAGGCCTGGCGGCTCAGCAGCGATGGCCACACCCGGGGCAAGCTGGTCCTGACGGTCTGA
- the opcA gene encoding glucose-6-phosphate dehydrogenase assembly protein OpcA: MKIDLTDTNASSINKAILEARRAVGTPAVGVVLTLVIVTDEEHAYDSVKAANEASREHPSRTLAVIKRRTRGPRALGEPRLDAEIRVGTDAGAGETVLLRMHGEVTRRADSVVLPLLLPDAPVVVWWPVDAPEVPSRDPLGILAQRRITDTYAVEDPLAALAARAASYAPGDTDLAWTRLTPWRSLLAAALDQARTTVTSAAVESEAENPSAELLARWFGDRLNVPVERVVTDGPVVTAVRLGTPDGEIVIDRPDGPVAHLAIPGQPDRVMALKVRTTAELIAEELRRLDPDEAYASALRHGE; this comes from the coding sequence ATGAAGATCGATCTCACGGACACCAACGCCAGCAGCATCAACAAGGCGATCCTGGAGGCCCGGCGCGCCGTCGGCACCCCGGCCGTCGGCGTGGTCCTCACCCTCGTCATCGTCACCGACGAGGAACACGCCTACGACTCCGTGAAGGCCGCCAACGAGGCCTCCCGCGAACACCCTTCGCGCACCCTGGCCGTCATCAAGCGGCGCACCCGCGGCCCGCGAGCCCTGGGCGAGCCCCGGCTCGACGCCGAGATCCGCGTCGGCACCGACGCGGGGGCCGGCGAGACCGTGCTCCTCCGGATGCACGGCGAGGTGACCCGGCGCGCCGACTCCGTCGTCCTGCCCCTGCTCCTGCCGGACGCGCCGGTCGTCGTCTGGTGGCCGGTCGACGCCCCCGAGGTCCCCTCCCGCGACCCGCTCGGCATCCTTGCGCAGCGCCGCATCACCGACACCTACGCCGTCGAGGACCCGCTGGCCGCGCTCGCCGCCCGCGCCGCCTCCTACGCCCCGGGCGACACCGACCTCGCCTGGACCCGGCTCACCCCCTGGCGCTCCCTCCTCGCCGCCGCCCTCGACCAGGCCCGTACGACGGTGACCTCGGCCGCCGTCGAGAGCGAGGCGGAGAACCCCAGCGCCGAACTCCTGGCCCGCTGGTTCGGCGACCGGCTGAACGTCCCGGTCGAGCGCGTCGTCACCGACGGCCCCGTCGTCACCGCCGTCCGCCTGGGCACCCCCGACGGCGAGATCGTCATCGACCGCCCCGACGGCCCGGTCGCCCACCTCGCCATCCCCGGCCAGCCCGACCGCGTCATGGCCCTCAAGGTCCGCACCACCGCCGAACTCATCGCCGAAGAACTCCGCCGCCTGGACCCCGACGAGGCCTACGCCTCTGCCCTCCGCCACGGCGAGTGA
- a CDS encoding class I SAM-dependent methyltransferase — protein sequence MNGAAPAGAPAGSGTAAFDAIAPTYDASRGGTARAAGFAGQLAPLLDPAEPVLDIGVGTGIVAAELAARGHRVYGVDLSPGMLAHARGRLGARVAVGDAGRLPVRTGSVAQAVSTWLLHAGPDPRAVFAEVARVLRPGGRYLVIPARGMRPTDDIGRIVGALEDRLDPHGTRQDSPGLLAPIAAAHGLRYEGPASERPAVFHVSPEGMARAIADGRLFTGAWQIDPADLPLVTDACTRLRALPEPWRPRVREMADFVMVFRKV from the coding sequence GTGAACGGGGCGGCACCGGCCGGGGCTCCGGCCGGGAGCGGGACCGCCGCCTTCGACGCCATCGCGCCGACGTACGACGCCTCGCGGGGCGGGACCGCCCGGGCGGCGGGCTTCGCCGGACAGCTGGCCCCGCTGCTCGACCCGGCCGAGCCGGTGCTCGACATCGGGGTGGGCACGGGGATCGTGGCGGCGGAACTGGCCGCGCGCGGCCACCGGGTGTACGGCGTCGACCTCTCCCCCGGCATGCTGGCGCACGCCCGCGGCCGGCTCGGCGCCCGGGTCGCCGTCGGGGACGCGGGCCGGCTGCCGGTCCGTACGGGATCGGTCGCCCAGGCGGTGTCCACCTGGCTGCTCCACGCGGGCCCCGACCCGCGGGCGGTGTTCGCCGAGGTGGCGCGGGTGCTGCGGCCCGGTGGCCGCTATCTGGTGATCCCGGCGCGCGGCATGCGCCCGACCGACGACATCGGCCGCATCGTGGGCGCCCTGGAGGACCGCCTCGACCCGCACGGCACCCGCCAGGACTCCCCCGGCCTGCTCGCCCCGATCGCCGCCGCGCACGGCCTCCGCTACGAGGGCCCGGCGAGCGAGCGCCCCGCCGTCTTCCACGTCTCCCCCGAGGGCATGGCCCGCGCCATCGCCGACGGCCGCCTCTTCACCGGCGCCTGGCAGATCGACCCCGCCGACCTCCCCCTGGTCACCGACGCCTGCACCCGCCTCCGGGCCCTCCCGGAACCCTGGCGCCCCAGGGTGCGGGAGATGGCCGATTTCGTGATGGTCTTCCGCAAGGTGTGA
- a CDS encoding cytochrome P450, with product MSDQSRTIVHDVPLNVAQQPDPYPLFERIREHGVVQRVRLNPTLEVWMVTGYDEAVAALTDPRLSSSPAGVNGLAEEMAHQERTNVLMASMLVADGADHTRLRNLVSRAFTARRIEELVPRIQAHTDAFLDVFAGRGSADLVAEFALPLPMAVLSELIGIPAEGQPDFARLAVGLIMPPNTPERLAKGARARAELTEFYEPLIAARRKEPRDDLLSALCAAQAEERISDRELTAMAILLTLAGHETTASLIANGVHALLRHPGQFAALRDDPGLLPGAIEELLRYEGPVSRGVARFTVDPYEIGGVTIPAGEMIIIGLAAANRDPARFDRPDLLDVARTEMPQQLAFGHGMHFCLGAPLARAEARIALGTLLRRFPDLRLTDPDEDLTRREGILRGMATLPVSFTPVPVPAAATGGRA from the coding sequence ATGTCGGATCAGAGCCGGACGATCGTGCACGACGTACCCCTGAACGTCGCCCAACAGCCGGATCCGTACCCACTGTTCGAGCGGATCCGGGAGCACGGGGTGGTACAGCGGGTACGGCTGAATCCCACCCTTGAAGTCTGGATGGTGACGGGCTACGACGAGGCGGTGGCGGCGCTCACCGATCCGCGCCTGAGCAGCAGCCCGGCCGGGGTGAACGGGCTCGCCGAGGAGATGGCCCACCAGGAGCGCACCAACGTCCTGATGGCCAGCATGCTGGTGGCGGACGGCGCCGACCACACGCGGCTGCGCAATCTGGTGTCGCGGGCGTTCACGGCGCGCCGGATCGAGGAGCTGGTGCCGCGCATCCAGGCGCACACCGATGCCTTCCTGGACGTCTTCGCCGGGCGCGGATCGGCCGATCTGGTGGCGGAGTTCGCGCTGCCGCTGCCGATGGCGGTGCTGAGCGAGCTGATCGGCATCCCCGCCGAGGGGCAGCCGGACTTCGCGCGGCTCGCGGTGGGTCTGATCATGCCGCCGAACACTCCGGAGCGGCTGGCCAAGGGGGCCCGGGCCCGGGCCGAACTCACCGAGTTCTACGAGCCGTTGATCGCCGCGCGCCGCAAGGAGCCGCGTGACGACCTGCTGAGCGCGCTGTGCGCGGCGCAGGCAGAGGAGCGGATCAGCGACCGCGAACTGACCGCGATGGCCATCCTGTTGACGCTCGCCGGGCACGAGACGACGGCGAGCCTGATCGCCAACGGGGTGCACGCGCTGCTTCGCCATCCCGGGCAGTTCGCGGCGCTGCGCGACGACCCGGGGCTGCTGCCGGGGGCGATCGAGGAGCTGCTGCGCTACGAGGGGCCGGTGAGCCGTGGGGTCGCGCGGTTCACGGTGGATCCGTACGAGATCGGCGGCGTCACCATCCCCGCCGGCGAGATGATCATCATCGGCCTGGCCGCGGCCAACCGCGACCCGGCGCGCTTCGACCGGCCCGACCTCCTGGACGTGGCGCGCACGGAGATGCCGCAGCAGCTCGCTTTCGGCCACGGCATGCACTTCTGCCTGGGCGCGCCGCTGGCCCGCGCGGAGGCGCGGATCGCGCTGGGCACGCTGCTGCGCCGCTTCCCCGATCTGCGGCTCACCGACCCGGACGAGGACCTGACGCGGCGCGAGGGGATCCTGCGCGGGATGGCGACGCTCCCGGTCAGTTTCACGCCGGTGCCGGTGCCTGCGGCGGCGACGGGTGGGCGGGCGTGA
- a CDS encoding cytochrome P450 — protein MTPVENTAAADPILRLADPDLLPNPYPAYAELRETAPVLWHELLGSWVLTRHADCLAVLTDSTRFASDWRRAGEDIPAPLLSVQTLDPPEHTAIRHLLLDGFRAQDRHALHEGLDREVKELLAELADRPSFDLVGDLAEPLGLRFVTAFLGVPAPELDWFVPMSRTVVDGMDAGLWPEKHEPAVAARAELAAYAGGWLADPPADGLIAYVAAHADTSGVDPAVLRNSLRAVLHAGYESASRLLGNAAAALLTTPGALAAFRATGPGPGGTGTAVDELIRFDAPVQADARVCVADTELGGVTIKAGDPVTLLLGAANHDPLRFAHPTELRLDRAPNPHLGFGRGAHACLGASMAIRLAGSVLGTLATDHPGARAVAEPHHRRNLTLRGLDRFEVTLRPATGEEVRS, from the coding sequence GTGACACCGGTCGAGAACACCGCGGCAGCCGATCCGATCCTTCGGCTGGCCGACCCGGACCTGCTCCCGAACCCCTACCCGGCATATGCCGAGTTGCGCGAAACCGCCCCTGTCCTCTGGCACGAGCTCCTCGGCTCCTGGGTCCTCACCCGCCACGCCGACTGCCTCGCCGTCCTCACCGACAGCACCCGCTTCGCCTCCGACTGGCGCCGCGCCGGCGAGGACATCCCCGCGCCGCTGCTCAGCGTCCAGACCCTCGACCCGCCCGAGCACACCGCCATCCGGCACCTCCTGCTCGACGGCTTCCGCGCCCAGGACCGGCACGCCCTCCACGAAGGACTCGACCGCGAGGTCAAGGAGCTCCTCGCCGAGCTCGCCGACCGCCCCTCCTTCGACCTCGTCGGCGACCTCGCCGAACCCCTCGGGCTCCGCTTCGTCACCGCCTTCCTCGGCGTGCCCGCCCCCGAACTCGACTGGTTCGTGCCGATGTCCCGCACCGTCGTCGACGGCATGGACGCCGGACTGTGGCCCGAGAAGCACGAACCCGCCGTCGCCGCGCGCGCCGAACTCGCCGCGTACGCCGGCGGCTGGCTCGCCGACCCGCCGGCCGACGGCCTCATCGCGTACGTCGCCGCGCACGCCGACACCAGCGGCGTCGACCCGGCCGTGCTGCGCAACAGCCTGCGCGCCGTCCTCCACGCGGGGTACGAATCCGCCTCCCGGCTCCTCGGCAACGCCGCCGCGGCCCTGCTCACCACCCCCGGTGCCCTCGCCGCCTTCCGCGCGACCGGCCCCGGCCCCGGCGGCACCGGGACCGCCGTCGACGAACTGATCCGCTTCGACGCCCCCGTCCAGGCCGACGCCCGCGTCTGCGTCGCCGACACCGAACTCGGCGGCGTCACCATCAAGGCCGGCGACCCGGTCACCCTGCTCCTCGGCGCGGCCAACCACGACCCGCTGCGCTTCGCCCACCCCACCGAGCTGCGACTCGACCGCGCCCCCAACCCGCACCTCGGGTTCGGCCGCGGGGCCCATGCCTGCCTGGGCGCGTCCATGGCGATCCGGCTCGCCGGATCGGTCCTCGGGACCCTCGCCACGGACCACCCCGGCGCACGGGCGGTCGCGGAACCACACCACCGGCGCAACCTCACCCTGCGCGGACTCGACCGCTTCGAGGTGACGCTGCGCCCCGCCACGGGGGAGGAGGTCAGGTCATGA